In the genome of Lathyrus oleraceus cultivar Zhongwan6 chromosome 4, CAAS_Psat_ZW6_1.0, whole genome shotgun sequence, the window TTTTGTTGGTTTCTTTGATTTGATTTTGATGCACGTTGCTATTGTTGTGATTTGGATGGTGGGTTATTTGGGAACTCTTATGGGATTGGAATTGGGATTTGAGGTGAATTATGGTTATACCTTGGTTGTAATTTTTGGATGAATTTTGGGAATTGGTTGTAACGTAGGAGTTAGTTGTAGGATATGGATGTGATGCATTGTTATACTTAAATGttaaatgaaaatgtatgtatgaaaaaaTGCTTGAAAGCTAAATGTTATGAAATGTGTGTATGTGCTATTTTGATTTGAGATGAACTATGGATGGAAAATGGATCATGTTTGGTTATaaaaaatggatatggattttagaaataatctGAGACTAATCAAAATGgtaagtttaaaaatcaaaaaaaccaaataaaaccgattaaaatcaaattaatctataatttgttgaaattactttgatatcaactctaacatttatttggaaattaaaatcaattagagtttgaatcattagtaaaacacaattaagattaacttgaaatttggaattagatttattttgaaattaaattaaaattgaaaattaaaatcaaataactaaaatccattttgtaatcacaaagcaccatgatcaaaaagctAAATAATAACCAATGTTTATCtcaaaatatggatttgggaacggacggttgcctttggtcatgaacGTATGCAAATGACCTTTAGGCCAAGCgccaaataaaaaatgaaaaaatgaaaaaaattcaggaccaaaatcggggtatgacaataATGAATTCCTTTGGTGATGCAGTTCCAGAAAAGTACTTGCTACCATTCATTAACCGTGCCATGCCAGCAAGTAACTTATCATTACCGGCATATCCACGTTTACCTTTTCATGAAAATCCCTGATGTCTTTTGGTCCGGGACAATGGAGAGGAATTTATTATGCAGATAGGCTAAAAAAATTGGGTCCACTGACACAGCAGCCACTTCATGCTTAACATTTCCACAGTTCATAAGTTGAATAGATAGTGTCTTTGATTTTGGAATGTTATTTATGTTTGAATTGGATTGGAATTGGGTTTTGATGTGAATTTTAATTGGATGCTTTGGTTTTGGAATTCAGGGGCATATTGATGATCCATCTACTGGTATCTATTGGTATGGACTTTTTTGTCGTCTTGGAGCGTCCTAGTTATTGTGTGGGTTGTCGCCGTAGGTGCAAAGCCCGTGTCGGAATCCAACATCGTGTTACCAAGGATGATGCCATGAAATGGTTCCAAGTGAAGTGTGAGGGAGTGATTCTTAACAAATCTCAGCAGACCTGAGTTATTATTGCTTTTTGGCATCTATAGTTTGTTGTCTTTGGGATGCTGGCTTAAATTATGTTGAAATTTTCGATGGATTGTTATGATATTTTGAATTTTTTGCTATTTCATGATGAAGCAATTGAGTAAAAATGTTTTGATATTCTGTTAAAAAATTCTTCTTCTCCAATTCCTTGCGTGTGACTGTTCTTCATTATTCTTGCTTCTCCCTAACATCTTTGTTTCTGTTCTTGTTAGGTGCGGTGTGAGGTTACCGTCATGGTTTGCTTTTGTGTGGGGTGTCGTTGTTTTGCAGGTTGTAATTTTGCAACTTTGTTGGCGGTGTTGGGAGGACACCCCAGGCCAAAAGCAGACACTCCAATGGACAAGGAAGGTGGCCTGCCAAATCTGCTAGATTCAATCTTTGATTTGCTCAAGAATGCAGGGAGCAATACCGAAGTCAAAGGATTGGATGTTGATGCTGTATATATTTCTCATATCCAAGTCAATCAAGCACAGAAGGAAAGACGCCGAACATACAGAGCTCATGGAATAATCAACCCTTACATGTCATCCCCATGCCACATAGAGTTGGTACTATCTGAAAAGGAAGAACCTGTTAAGAAGGAGCCTGAGACCCGGTTGGCTTCTAGCAAGAAGAGGGCTTAAACTCCACCAAGTGGCACTTTGTCTTGAACTCGGTTTATTTTAAGAGAACAATTTTGTTGCCATGTTTTACTTTCTTCCATTGTTTGTTGTACGAAGTATTTGTAGGATGAAGCTTTCAAACTGTTAAGGTTTATACTGTTTTGAATTATTGAGTCAATTTTTGAACTTGGTCTTTATCTAACCATTCATGACAGCGTCACGTATTCACCAACTAAGTTTTTGATATGTTTGTTTTAAATAGCATACAACAGCGCCAGTGCTATGAAGTGTGTCATGACAATGATTTAACTACAGACATTGTGTGATGTCTGTTTTTTTAACTATTTTTTTTAGTGGCTCATGGTGAAAAAACCTACTTACTAGCAATGATAGAGTGGACCAAAGATCTAGAGTTAAAACTTATTGTCTCTATCCTTCATGTTAAAATGGAATAGTTGATTCATCCAACTCTTTAAATCAGGataattaaaaaatgaaaaaaattcaggaccaaaatcggggtatgacacataGTATGTCAATATATGGCCAATCCAGGTCAAGTTCATTAAGAAGCTTTTAAGTGGGTGA includes:
- the LOC127137681 gene encoding 60S ribosomal protein L17-2, with protein sequence MNSFGDAVPEKYLLPFINRAMPASCNFATLLAVLGGHPRPKADTPMDKEGGLPNLLDSIFDLLKNAGSNTEVKGLDVDAVYISHIQVNQAQKERRRTYRAHGIINPYMSSPCHIELVLSEKEEPVKKEPETRLASSKKRA